The genomic segment GCCCAGAAAGCCGACGTGGAAACCATAAAAAAGAATAGGGGAAAAGAGTTTAAAATAAAGGATACAAAGGCCTACCTGGACGTTGTGCAGGACATGAAGGCTGTCGGAGACCAGAGCAAGGCAGTGATAGACCTGCACAGGGACTCAGTGAAGGCCCACTATGAGATACTTGACAGCCTTACAGACACCATAAGACCAGAGGATGACCCCTTTGTTGAACACTACCAGACACCAGTGGTCCTGGAGATACTGAGGGACGAGGACAGTGAATTTGATAGGAGCCTTGAGGCATTCATAGATGCAATAGGAAGGGCAGATGCCCTCATAGGAAGGGAGGCAATAAGAAGGTATGGAGGATTCTATGGGCCAACCTGTGTGGTTGACTTCGCCCTCATGCCAGGAAGCACAAGCAACGTGGTGAACAGGATCCTCAAAGAAACAGATATACCCGAGATGCACAAACAGGCGATCCTCTCAGCAAAATCATGGGGTATGAACACCTCCTATGGTATAGGAGAGGTATTCGCAAATGAGATTGAAAACGGGGCAACCGCTGCAGAGGCGGCAGAGAAGGAAATAGAGATGGTGAAATACATCTACCAGGAACCTGTTGAGGCACAGGCAAAACTCATGGACGACCATGGACATGAATCCTTCGATGTGAGGGAGTACATGTCCCGCTACAGGAAGGAGATGGAGGGGACTGTAAAGGCCGCCATTGATGATGGGGTGCACTATGGCAACATACTCACGGTACCGGCCTACTGTGTCGGCGACATATCACACCACATAGCCCAGTCCACCTACAACATGTGCAAGGATGATGTGGTGATGGCCATAATCGAGGCAACAACTGGGGTTATGGAAAGCACACTGAACAGTGCAGTCAGCTCATTTAAGAGCGAATATGATGTGCTGAGCCTTGCAACAGGTTCATCTGCATGTGCGGTTGAGTACATACTTGAACTCGACGGATTCAACGCCATCGGTGTTGTTGACCTCCTCACCAAGAGATTCCACAACTATGTCCAGTTATACCCCACAAGGGGGGCCGCAGCTGAACTCCACAACAGTGACTTCATGGACA from the Methanothermobacter sp. K4 genome contains:
- a CDS encoding DUF2193 domain-containing protein, whose translation is MAELYEKMVKEAMMAQKADVETIKKNRGKEFKIKDTKAYLDVVQDMKAVGDQSKAVIDLHRDSVKAHYEILDSLTDTIRPEDDPFVEHYQTPVVLEILRDEDSEFDRSLEAFIDAIGRADALIGREAIRRYGGFYGPTCVVDFALMPGSTSNVVNRILKETDIPEMHKQAILSAKSWGMNTSYGIGEVFANEIENGATAAEAAEKEIEMVKYIYQEPVEAQAKLMDDHGHESFDVREYMSRYRKEMEGTVKAAIDDGVHYGNILTVPAYCVGDISHHIAQSTYNMCKDDVVMAIIEATTGVMESTLNSAVSSFKSEYDVLSLATGSSACAVEYILELDGFNAIGVVDLLTKRFHNYVQLYPTRGAAAELHNSDFMDMIYRGWTHLDEARRMLNGAEGPLEPVVAGHKVDLSPIHENEVIMNPQRYTYPACAITVRFSALMRLADYPCLLTSEPVTATLMTNIIALHKDSAASPARTCKNCAAAALVDFRHNHCQWREAV